The Mucilaginibacter gracilis genomic interval GAATTGTAGTATCCGAAAACCTGATGTAAGCCGTGCAGCTACTATCTAAGCAAGCTGTTCCGTCGGCATTTAGTTTGGGCTTAATCAGCGTTATCGTTTCTTTCTTGCCATCGCCGTTAAAATCGCCGCTCACTAATTTGGGTACGGCTGCCACGGCAGTGTTTTTCTTCGAATCCCTTGCGCAACCGCCATAAATAATGGCCAATACAAGCGCGGCCAATATGGCTTTAAAAACTTTCATAAATATAGCTTTTGTTTATGTATACGGTAATTAAGGTACTTTGTTTTGTTTATTGTTGCTCGGCAAGGTGTTTAATTATACTGTTACGTGTTGCTAATAAAGTAGTCATGTACCGGGTTAAAAACAGCGCGTTGGCTAATTTACCTAATATTTTTAAAGGCGATTCAAAAATAAAAACATCAGTCATTAAGGTACAACCATTATACTCAATAAAGTGGTGCTCGTGCCTAAAATATTTAAAAGCTCCGTGTACCATTTCATCTGCAAAAAAAAACGGCTCTTCCATTTCGGTAACTTTTGATGTAAGCGTTTGCCAAACGCCAAAATGCCTGGCGCGCCATGTTACGGTTTCGCCCAGTTCAATTAAGCCCGATGTTTTACCGGCAATGGCAGTTTCTTGCGTTTGTTTGGTTGATGCCAGGTGAATATCTATATTTCTCGAAAGGTTAAAACACAGCTCAATTGGGGCATTTATTGGGGTTTCGAGGCGAATTGACGGCATTTGGCAAAATTAGACTAAAATAAATAAACAACTCAAAACCAAGATAGCTTTATATTTATGTTAAATAATATAAATTTGCTTGATTATAACCCTGATTTAATGAACCCGGTAACACCTCAATCAACTGTCCCTAAATTAATCCGCAATACGGTAGCCAATATCCACCCTGACACCAATACTTTCATGATCCATAAAGTTGGTGATGCCTGGGTTGAGATAACCTATCGGGAAGCTTTAGATAAAATTGATGCTATCTCGGCCTATCTTTTAGATATCGGTATAAAAAAAGGCGACAGGCTGGCCCTCATTATTGAAAATGGCCCCGATTATGTTTATTACGACCAGGCCCTGCAACAAATTGGAGCCGTAAATACCTCCATTTATCCCACCCTATCCGAAAGTGATATTGAATATATACTAAACGATTCCGGCGCGCGGGCTGTATTGGTGGGCAATCCTTTTTTGTTCCGCAAGGTTATTAAAATAGCCAATAACTGTGCCGACTTAATGCGTATTGTGCCTACTTTTGACGAATTTGGAAAACACACTGCCAACGTTAATCTTAATGCAGGCGTTATAGGCTTTACCGATTTGATAGCCGAAGGTTTAACCCGCGTAGATCAATACCGTTCCGCCATTGGTGCCGCCCGCGAGGCAATTATCCCGTCGGATCTGTCGTGCCTCATCTATACTTCCGGTACAACAGGTACGCCAAAGGGGGTAATGCTCACCCACTCCAATTTGGTTGAAAACGTGCGTGTTTGTCTGGATCAAATACCCGTTATTGATGAAAACGAAACTTTTTTGTCGTTTTTGCCGCTTTCGCACGTATTTGAACGCACAGCAACATACCATGTTTGTTTAGCCAAGGGCTGTAAAATAGCCTTCGCCCAAAGCCTCGATCTGTTGGCCAAAAATATGGGCGAGGTAAGGCCAACCGTAATGAATTGCGTACCCCGGTTACTGGAGCGCATTCATGATAAAGCCATTAAAAACGGTACAGCAGCAGGTGGCGCCAAAACCAAAATATTTTTGTGGGCACTAGAAATAGGTAAAAAATATCGCCTGGTACACGAAGCCGGTAAAAAACCAGGTTTCATTTTGGCTCAACAGCATAAACTGGCCGAAAAACTTGTTTTTAGTAAGATAAAGGAAAAAACGGGTGGCCGCTTAAAATTTATGATATCGGGCGGTGGCGCATTACCTAAAAACATAGGTGAATTTTTTGGCGATTTGGGTATCAAAATATTGGAGGGCTTCGGTTTAACCGAAACATCGCCGGTTATGTCGGTTACGGAATACGACAGGCAGGTTTATGGTACCGTTGGCCGCATTATACCGGGTATTGAGGTAGCTATACAAAATGTTGATACTGGGCATATTTACAGCATCCAAACTTACGAATCGTTTAATCCTGATTTCCAAAGCGAGGAAGGTGAGATCATTGTTCGCGGCCACTGTGTGATGAAGGGCTACTGGAATAAGCCGCAAGAAACAGCCGTTGCCATTGATATAGAGGGTTGGTTCCATACCGGCGATATTGGTCGTTTTTATAAAGGCAACCTGCAAATTACCGACCGGCTTAAAAACATGCTGGTTAATGCATACGGTAAAAACGTTTACCCCACCC includes:
- a CDS encoding SRPBCC family protein, which translates into the protein MPSIRLETPINAPIELCFNLSRNIDIHLASTKQTQETAIAGKTSGLIELGETVTWRARHFGVWQTLTSKVTEMEEPFFFADEMVHGAFKYFRHEHHFIEYNGCTLMTDVFIFESPLKILGKLANALFLTRYMTTLLATRNSIIKHLAEQQ
- a CDS encoding AMP-dependent synthetase/ligase yields the protein MNPVTPQSTVPKLIRNTVANIHPDTNTFMIHKVGDAWVEITYREALDKIDAISAYLLDIGIKKGDRLALIIENGPDYVYYDQALQQIGAVNTSIYPTLSESDIEYILNDSGARAVLVGNPFLFRKVIKIANNCADLMRIVPTFDEFGKHTANVNLNAGVIGFTDLIAEGLTRVDQYRSAIGAAREAIIPSDLSCLIYTSGTTGTPKGVMLTHSNLVENVRVCLDQIPVIDENETFLSFLPLSHVFERTATYHVCLAKGCKIAFAQSLDLLAKNMGEVRPTVMNCVPRLLERIHDKAIKNGTAAGGAKTKIFLWALEIGKKYRLVHEAGKKPGFILAQQHKLAEKLVFSKIKEKTGGRLKFMISGGGALPKNIGEFFGDLGIKILEGFGLTETSPVMSVTEYDRQVYGTVGRIIPGIEVAIQNVDTGHIYSIQTYESFNPDFQSEEGEIIVRGHCVMKGYWNKPQETAVAIDIEGWFHTGDIGRFYKGNLQITDRLKNMLVNAYGKNVYPTPVENTYLKSPKIEGVFLIGDKREYITAIIVPARETLQEVFNLDNAFFEEPDLFINNPEITSWIGQDIRKLSNELAKFERIKNFKIKRNPFSMDEGEITPTLKAKRKVIEKKYAQIIDEMYLQEAEVD